Within Cellulophaga sp. L1A9, the genomic segment AAAGGAAAGCCTGGGATGAAGCTTATCTTGCTAAAAATAATGCGCTCCATACCGCAGATTTACACGGAGAAGCTTTAGCAAGGTGGAAAGGACAGCGGTACCTCCAAGATTATATGGCGACGATTGCAGCTGTAGATGAAGGCGTAGGGCAGTTATTAGATTACCTAAAAGAACATAAGCTAGAAGAGAATACTATAATTGTGTATACTTCTGATCAAGGGTTTTATTTGGGTGAAAAAGGATGGTTTGACAAGCGGTTTATGTACGAAGTATCTTTTGGAACTCCACTGTTGATGCAATATTCAGGAACGATAAAAGGCAATACGACTATTAATGCTATGGTACAGAATTTAGATTTTGCTCCCACATTTTTAGATTTTGCAGGAATACCAGAATATGCATCAGAAATGCAAGGAGAATCATTCAAAGGTTTGCTAACCGGGAATGTGGATGAAGATGATTTTAGAAAGGTGATTTACTATCACTATTACGATTATCCGGCTTTTCATATGGTGAAAAAACATTACGGAATTAGAACTCAGAACTACAAACTTATTCATTTTTTTGACGATATAGATGCATGGGAACTCTATGATCTTGAGAATGACCCTAAAGAACTTCATAACGTAATTGATGATATTAATTACAGATATGTGCGTGCTATGATGCACAAAAAATTAGATAGTGTTCAAAAAGTCTATAAGGTCACAGACAAAGAATTTGAGAAAGCTCCGCAAGAGCAAATAGATAAGGCTCATAAACAGTTTAAAGGTTTAAGAGGGACACCTATGGAGTAATACCCATTACTACACATGTGACAAAAAAATTTTGAGTACTAACGCTTTGCTTATGCGTTCATTATACATGTATTAGAGCACATTTTTTATTCGAATCAGTTGTAATTTTACGTGGTATACTCGCAAGAGTAGTATGTAAAAGACTAATGAATAAAAAATATATCTATGAAACTACAAAACAAAAAAGTAGCCATTCTAGCTACAGACGGATTTGAAAAATCTGAATTATTTGAGCCCCTTACTGCTTTAAAAAATGAAGGAGCATCTGTAGACATAATTTCAATTAAAGAAGGTGAAATAAAAAGTTGGGAAGATAAAAATTGGGGAGAAGCTATTGAAGTTACCAAACTAGTAAAAGATGCGAAAGAATTTGATTATGATGCGTTGGTTTTACCAGGAGGTGTAGCTAATCCAGATACCTTAAGAACGGACGAAGATTCCATACAGTTTATACAAAGCTTCTTTAAGAGTCATAAACCGGTGGCTGCTATTTGTCATGCGCCTTGGTTGCTAATTAGCGCTGGGGTTAT encodes:
- a CDS encoding type 1 glutamine amidotransferase domain-containing protein; the protein is MKLQNKKVAILATDGFEKSELFEPLTALKNEGASVDIISIKEGEIKSWEDKNWGEAIEVTKLVKDAKEFDYDALVLPGGVANPDTLRTDEDSIQFIQSFFKSHKPVAAICHAPWLLISAGVIENREVTSFKSIKDDVLNAGATWLDKEVVVDNGLVTSRNPDDLPAFISKVIEEIGEGKHDRQVANA